The following coding sequences lie in one Apium graveolens cultivar Ventura chromosome 1, ASM990537v1, whole genome shotgun sequence genomic window:
- the LOC141661800 gene encoding ADP,ATP carrier protein 1, mitochondrial-like isoform X1 has protein sequence MCMSKDMAMDRAQHPTVTHPAVASGLFRSSQTQEFGFQNQSLYQKQFMSGKYCNAAFQYPMVKPCRATYYSSIVSPNLSPVFVQAPSEKGFAGFAIDFLMGGVSAAVSKTAAAPIERVKLLTQNQDEMIKSGRLSEPYKGIGDCFKRTMKDEGVISLWRGNTANVIRYFPTQALNFAFKDYLKRLFNFKKERDGYWKWFAGNLGSGGAAGASSLLFVYSLDYARTRLANDAKAAKKGGGRQFNGLVDVYKKTLTSDGIAGLYRGFNISCVGIIVYRGLYFGMYDSLKPVLLTGKMQDSFFASFALGWVITNGAGLASYPIDTVRRRMMMTSGEAVKYKSSMDAFTQIVKKEGAKSLFKGAGANILRAVAGAGVLAGYDKLQVLVFGKKYGSGGA, from the exons ATGTGCATGAGTAAAGACATGGCAATGGATCGAGCACAGCATCCAACTGTTACACATCCAGCTGTAGCTAGTGGTCTGTTTCGATCTAGCCAAACTCAAGAGTTTGGTTTCCAGAACCAATCATTGTACCAGAAGCAATTCATGTCTGGAAAGTACTGCAATGCTGCTTTTCAATATCCAATGGTGAAGCCTTGTCGAGCAACATATTATTCATCTATTGTTTCACCGAACTTATCCCCTGTTTTTGTGCAAGCACCATCTGAGAAAGGCTTTGCTGGGTTTGCTATTGATTTTCTCATGGGTGGAGTTTCTGCAGCTGTGTCCAAGACTGCTGCTGCCCCAATTGAGCGGGTCAAGCTTCTGACTCAGAACCAGGATGAGATGATCAAGAGTGGAAGGCTGTCTGAACCATATAAGGGTATCGGTGATTGTTTCAAACGAACAATGAAGGATGAAGGTGTCATTTCATTGTGGAGAGGAAACACCGCTAATGTCATCCGTTACTTCCCAACTCAG GCCTTGAACTTTGCTTTTAAAGATTACTTGAAGAGGCTTTTTAACTTCAAAAAAGAGAGAGATGGTTACTGGAAATGGTTTGCTGGCAATCTGGGATCTGGAGGTGCTGCTGGTGCTTCCTCCCTTTTATTTGTGTATTCCTTGGACTATGCTAGAACTCGTTTAGCAAATGACGCTAAGGCAGCAAAGAAGGGGGGAGGACGACAATTTAATGGTTTAGTTGATGTCTATAAGAAGACATTAACAAGTGATGGAATTGCTGGGCTTTACCGCGGTTTCAATATTTCATGTGTTGGAATTATTGTTTATCGTGGTCTCTACTTTGGAATGTATGATTCCTTGAAGCCAGTCCTCCTCACCGGAAAGATGCAG GATAGTTTCTTTGCTAGCTTTGCCCTTGGTTGGGTGATTACTAACGGAGCTGGCCTTGCTTCGTACCCAATTGACACTGTTCGCAGAAGAATGATGATGACGTCTGGTGAAGCAGTGAAGTACAAAAGCTCAATGGATGCATTTACTCAGATTGTGAAGAAAGAGGGTGCCAAGTCTCTCTTCAAGGGTGCTGGTGCCAACATTCTTCGTGCTGTTGCTGGGGCTGGTGTCCTGGCTGGTTATGATAAGCTTCAGGTGCTCGTTTTCGGGAAGAAGTACGGATCTGGTGGTGCTTAA
- the LOC141661800 gene encoding ADP,ATP carrier protein 1, mitochondrial-like isoform X2, producing MAMDRAQHPTVTHPAVASGLFRSSQTQEFGFQNQSLYQKQFMSGKYCNAAFQYPMVKPCRATYYSSIVSPNLSPVFVQAPSEKGFAGFAIDFLMGGVSAAVSKTAAAPIERVKLLTQNQDEMIKSGRLSEPYKGIGDCFKRTMKDEGVISLWRGNTANVIRYFPTQALNFAFKDYLKRLFNFKKERDGYWKWFAGNLGSGGAAGASSLLFVYSLDYARTRLANDAKAAKKGGGRQFNGLVDVYKKTLTSDGIAGLYRGFNISCVGIIVYRGLYFGMYDSLKPVLLTGKMQDSFFASFALGWVITNGAGLASYPIDTVRRRMMMTSGEAVKYKSSMDAFTQIVKKEGAKSLFKGAGANILRAVAGAGVLAGYDKLQVLVFGKKYGSGGA from the exons ATGGCAATGGATCGAGCACAGCATCCAACTGTTACACATCCAGCTGTAGCTAGTGGTCTGTTTCGATCTAGCCAAACTCAAGAGTTTGGTTTCCAGAACCAATCATTGTACCAGAAGCAATTCATGTCTGGAAAGTACTGCAATGCTGCTTTTCAATATCCAATGGTGAAGCCTTGTCGAGCAACATATTATTCATCTATTGTTTCACCGAACTTATCCCCTGTTTTTGTGCAAGCACCATCTGAGAAAGGCTTTGCTGGGTTTGCTATTGATTTTCTCATGGGTGGAGTTTCTGCAGCTGTGTCCAAGACTGCTGCTGCCCCAATTGAGCGGGTCAAGCTTCTGACTCAGAACCAGGATGAGATGATCAAGAGTGGAAGGCTGTCTGAACCATATAAGGGTATCGGTGATTGTTTCAAACGAACAATGAAGGATGAAGGTGTCATTTCATTGTGGAGAGGAAACACCGCTAATGTCATCCGTTACTTCCCAACTCAG GCCTTGAACTTTGCTTTTAAAGATTACTTGAAGAGGCTTTTTAACTTCAAAAAAGAGAGAGATGGTTACTGGAAATGGTTTGCTGGCAATCTGGGATCTGGAGGTGCTGCTGGTGCTTCCTCCCTTTTATTTGTGTATTCCTTGGACTATGCTAGAACTCGTTTAGCAAATGACGCTAAGGCAGCAAAGAAGGGGGGAGGACGACAATTTAATGGTTTAGTTGATGTCTATAAGAAGACATTAACAAGTGATGGAATTGCTGGGCTTTACCGCGGTTTCAATATTTCATGTGTTGGAATTATTGTTTATCGTGGTCTCTACTTTGGAATGTATGATTCCTTGAAGCCAGTCCTCCTCACCGGAAAGATGCAG GATAGTTTCTTTGCTAGCTTTGCCCTTGGTTGGGTGATTACTAACGGAGCTGGCCTTGCTTCGTACCCAATTGACACTGTTCGCAGAAGAATGATGATGACGTCTGGTGAAGCAGTGAAGTACAAAAGCTCAATGGATGCATTTACTCAGATTGTGAAGAAAGAGGGTGCCAAGTCTCTCTTCAAGGGTGCTGGTGCCAACATTCTTCGTGCTGTTGCTGGGGCTGGTGTCCTGGCTGGTTATGATAAGCTTCAGGTGCTCGTTTTCGGGAAGAAGTACGGATCTGGTGGTGCTTAA